A genomic window from Plasmodium chabaudi chabaudi strain AS genome assembly, chromosome: 8 includes:
- a CDS encoding guanylate kinase, putative, translating to MKKFSPLVICGPSGVGKGTLIKKLFNEFSNHFRFSISCTTRNKREYEKDGVDYYFINKEEFEEKIKNKQFLEYDKYANNLYGTLKTEYDQAENENKICLFEMNINGVKQLKQSEYVNHAIYIFIKQPNTNVIFNRLKNRNTETEEQINARMHELTREIEEANTLGFDFFLINDEVEKAYSDLKNYLMKSYSHLRNETEKSE from the coding sequence atgaaaaaatttagTCCTTTAGTTATTTGTGGGCCATCGGGTGTAGGGAAAGGAACcctaataaaaaaactgTTTAATGAATTCTCAAATCATTTTCGATTTTCAATTAGTTGTACAACTAGAAATAAAAGAGAATATGAAAAGGATGGAGtagattattattttataaataaagaagaatttgaagaaaaaataaaaaataaacaatttttagaatatgataaatatgcaaataatttatatggaACACTAAAAACAGAATATGATCAAGCTGAAaacgaaaataaaatatgcctATTTGAAATGAATATCAATGGAGTTAAACAACTCAAGCAATCTGAATATGTTAATcatgctatatatatatttataaaacaacCAAATACTAATGTTATTTTCAATAGATtgaaaaatagaaatacCGAAACAGAGGAACAAATAAATGCACGTATGCATGAATTAACGAGAGAAATTGAAGAAGCAAATACATTGggatttgatttttttctaataaatGATGAGGTTGAAAAGGCATATAGTGATTTgaagaattatttaatgaagTCTTACTCTCATTTGAGAAATGAAACAGAAAAATCAGAATAA
- a CDS encoding transcription initiation factor TFIID subunit 7, putative: protein MEKKERDIKISLNINANIKVDDYFDENLAEDNDSQLKPNSKEVLQAIGLIENIRSGTFNYKNLQEIYFMNDTDLLKIINEAKAEEKSKNTQSPIKNNGVLDEINVNNNYGENNREGIENNKNGNEYMNNEMKNGKIFMVDNSQVGKVCIIRFPPKVSIIIKKHLIEKDLDLEIKPTNLLNSRFFIINFKNINKKYYGILLELSTHIEIHKTLDRNNLYKTNDVSQIIYVYDPQDKKNKKIIKKLINNNFQLNCGISNKVNNFNFQNCAKLYKYHDIYFAEKLLNDYLNANFYDYYDIYVKTYNEMYNHIEIEQGDCNKQNDIVDEGTDISKILSSLDNTYNIMNKIEKDNLDINLETLLNYDIDHDNYESDASDLLLGGDYYLRKKK from the exons atggaaaaaaaagaaagggatataaaaatatcactTAACATAAATGCCAATATAAAAGTGGATGATTATTTTGATGAAAATCTTGCAGAAGATAATGACTCGCAACTTAAGCCAAATTCAAAGGAGGTCCTTCAAGCTAT AGGACTAATCGAAAACATCCGGAGTGGGACGTTTAACTACAAAAACTTGCaggaaatttattttatgaatgataccgatttattaaaaataataaatgaagcAAAGGCAGAGGAGAAATCTAAAAATACGCAAAGTcctattaaaaataatggcGTTCTAGACGAAATAAATGTTAATAACAATTATGGAGAGAATAATAGAGAAggtatagaaaataataaaaatggaaatgaatatatgaataatgaaatgaagaatggtaaaatatttatggtTGATAATAGTCAAGTAGGAAAAGTATGTATTATTCGTTTTCCTCCTAAGGtttcaataataataaaaaaacatttaataGAAAAAGATTTGGATTTAGAAATAAAACCaactaatttattaaattctcgattttttataattaattttaaaaatataaataaaaaatattatggaATATTACTTGAACTTTCTACACATATAGAAATTCATAAAACATTGGAcagaaataatttatacaaaacaaatgatgtatctcaaataatttatgtatatgatcctcaagataaaaaaaataaaaaaattataaaaaaattgataaataataattttcaattaAATTGTGGAATTAGTAATAaagttaataattttaattttcaaaattgtgcaaaattatataaatatcatgatatttattttgccgaaaagttattaaatgattatttaaatgcgaatttttatgattattatgatatatatgttaaaaCTTATAATGAAATGTATAACCATATAGAGATTGAACAAGGGGATTGTAACAAGCAAAATGATATAGTTGATGAAGGAACAGATATCAGTAAAATTTTAAGTTCCTTAGACAAtacttataatattatgaataaaattgaaaaagataatttagatataaatttagaaacattgttaaattatgatataGATCATGATAATTATGAATCGGATGCTTCCGATTTATTATTAGGGGgagattattatttgagaaaaaaaaaataa
- a CDS encoding high molecular weight rhoptry protein 2, putative codes for MVKLSGVVLLSLVGLKFGLSYEIKESIPIKQNPDDIIAKIGIEEDKTKICRNVLLFLHADDILTEKNKSEFMDKCEHLVSNIKNKSGDDDPADVVNEFALGLMHMRSKHTITSSINNNKALKNIIVSLDKSMSEPEIISKVRNIIRFNKFLAGKLSYKNVGEALVLRVSTHQSMALAKRELIKGVLGDFHHVALYFDIEAEHPTLLKKHSSESFLNIKNEKICHMYIHLCQKFYEQVGIYHKISTIYQDLFNYLSNNIPNIQPEKLQKLFSLEDSINQVSKYSDNLLNGESLIFDVNKSNYIKYEELIHEVIPEGKDIEEQVKQSNGRHIVVVKNLKEAIEDSDLYVKIIKTAKNYLLESTEKDNEISKMIKELGNEDIEQFLTQLIFFMHYGFLLITEDKHMVYLSDVIPTYTNLYRANDVLLLQLMEMKFDLNGKASSDHSNKYDKYKFSKANNEEAYSSLREIDNVTQLPKLTDNLADDHFYNTIDKYSSNVVPTEQNLSKLQFYFTMAFKDCNINQNYTPLSKSIWTELLYAFDKYGWFYFRPNRIMSSISKSSFIRHVLVSRNYILKHMEPLIYLDTQISRLMDMIHLSFLADKSPYTLDLSLANYLFLYVNEYHMFKKDENIKLIQSYDYIDSIANNYYYFGEKKYPVFKTDYSSRLYTNFPNVYSIAYQLFNELAINMNISNTPLKKKLKSKANYAYFTIMNLIGHNHDIYSRGPRLVFAAYMLTLVFFIESQIDISRYRPNDMNFMKRSLPLLVPANRTDFKILKKRCSVLTDFIEINKKKVSGEHSRMEEYIKILSLVTILLWGKESKKSLYYDPDVSLYKKLMVACVFNGGVTVQKKVIKSINKSCNVAQYGLNRSNLDDFVNVNLSVHKWNPDILEKIATSFTITCKMHNMMYEPFDVNNVTAENYYKLAVAPDMVKTYHCFLLGRQAERLLESLILKKNFSKFKIEDAVDVYEFFYVTKFLSKNPREDFELFLQNKKDYQQKQKDEIIKHSKLDANVTEILFKDYECYWFKSYENFKSIWMHAASNLGPGAYVRNFFSEIWNNMDVIFKKQAKVRDVEYFHPNLANVTLIDYYSPLVKSEEHCRSITQKIFISMRDSGEKSRNEIPDEIKTKYYQCKLDYYKTNHSDAVHKIYPRDLLDKKVYVFKQPYYLLTNINDNNKKQLLRMFITEHTLQYLLLDDIEIPECLGKCTVDDFNKVILTTSNVKPHETIIHNALIPSGCKSKLRKEMKVSIHSSFAYNLKTDFLTGEPITMHDIQIGDVHVCMGTDSYYTESILTNEHFDLTHKPQFNFPENNNYRVFLKKNIKKIAKNPDNPCFVNYELSVINTDVPDPYHEIGKDLITNLELLAAN; via the exons ATGGTAAAACTATCGGGGGTAGTCCTGCTTTCATTAGTAGGGCTAAAATTTGGCCTCTCTTATGAAATAAAGGAATCAATACCAATTAAACAGAATCCAGATGATATTATAGCAAAAATAGGGATCGAGGaagataaaacaaaaatatgtagGAATGTATTATTGTTCTTACATGCTgatgatatattaacagAAAAGAATAAATCTGAATTTATGGATAAATGTGAACATTTAGTttctaatataaaaaataaaagcgGTGACGATGACCCAGCAGATGTTGTAAATGAATTTGCTTTAGGTTTAATGCACATGCGTTCTAAACACACAATAACATCaagtattaataataataaagcattaaaaaatataattgtaaGTTTAGATAAATCAATGTCTGAACCCGAAATTATAAGCAAAGtaagaaatataatacgatttaataaatttttagcTGGAAAATTAAGTTACAAAAATGTTGGTGAAGCTTTAGTTTTAAGAGTAAGTACTCATCAAAGTATGGCATTAGCAAAAAGAGAACTTATTAAAGGTGTATTAGGTGATTTCCATCATGttgcattatattttgatatcGAAGCAGAACACCctacattattaaaaaaacattcttcagaatcatttttaaatataaaaaatgaaaagatatgtcatatgtatattcaCTTGTgtcaaaaattttatgaacaagTAGGTATATATCACAAAATAAGTACCATATATCaagatttatttaattatttaagtaataatattccAAATATTCAACCAGAGAAActacaaaaattatttagcTTAGAAGATTCTATAAATCAAGTATCAAAATATTCTGATAATTTACTTAATGGTGAATCCTTAATTTTTGACGTAAATAAATCAAACTACATTAAATATGAGGAACTAATTCATGAAGTAATTCCTGAAGGTAAAGATATCGAAGAGCAAGTTAAACAAAGCAATGGACGACACATTGTTGTtgttaaaaatttgaaagaGGCTATTGAAGATTCAGATCTTTAcgtcaaaataataaaaacagcAAAAAACTACCTTTTAGAATCCACCGAAAAGGATAACGAAATATCAAAGATGATTAAGGAATTAGGAAATGAGGACATTGAGCAAT TCCTGACCCAATTGATCTTCTTCATGCACTACGGATTTTTGTTGATCACAGAAGACAAACACATGGTCTACTTATCCGATGTCATACCTACCTACACAAACTTGTATAGAGCAAATGATGTACTTTTATTACAACTTATGGAAATGAAATTTGACTTAAATGGAAAAGCAAGTTCAGATCATTCCaacaaatatgataaatataagtttTCAAAAgcaaataatgaagaagCATATAGTTCATTACGTGAAATTGATAATGTTACACAATTGCCAAAATTAACCGACAACTTAGCAGAtgatcatttttataataccATCGATAAATATTCTTCAAATGTTGTACCAACAGAACAAAACCTCAGTAAacttcaattttatttcactaTGGCTTTCAAGGACTGCAACATCAACCAAA aTTACACTCCTCTTTCCAAAAGTATATGGACCGAGCTTCTTTACGCATTCGACAAATATGGAT GGTTCTACTTCCGCCCAAATAGGATCATGTCGAGTATTTCAAAATCGAGCTTTATCAGACACGTATTAG TATCGAGAAACTACATTTTGAAACACATGGAGCCACTCATCTATTTGGATACTCAGATATCAAGATTGATGGATATGATACATTTATCTTTCTTAGCTGACAAATCACCATATACCTTAGATTTATCATTGGCtaactatttatttttatatgtaaacGAATATCATATGTTTAAgaaagatgaaaatataaagttgATACAATCATATGATTATATAGATTCTATAGCAAATAACTATTATTACTTTGGTGAAAAGAAATATCCAGTTTTTAAAACAGATTATAGTAGTAgattatatacaaacttTCCAAATGTATATAGTATAGCATAtcaattatttaatgaGTTAGCtattaatatgaatatttcaaatacaccattaaagaaaaaattaaaaagtaaaGCAAACTATGCTTATTTTACTATCATGAATTTAATTGGACACAATCACGATATCTACTCGAGAGGTCCCCGTTTGGTATTCGCTGCATACATGCTAACATTAG TCTTCTTCATTGAGTCCCAAATCGACATCTCGAGATACAGACCAAACGACATGAACTTTATGAAAAGATCATTGCCCCTACTAGTCCCAGCTAACCGTACCGACTTTAAGATATTGAAAAAGAGATGTTCGGTATTGACAGAttttatagaaataaataaaaaaaaagtaagcGGTGAACACTCACGTATggaagaatatataaaaattttaagttTGGTTACAATTCTTTTATGGGGTAAAGAAAGCAAGAAATCTTTATACTACGACCCTGATGTTTCCTTATACAAGAAATTGATGGTAGCTTGTGTATTCAACGGAG GTGTAACTGTGCAAAAGAAAGTCATCAAGAGTATTAACAAATCATGTAACGTAGCACAATATGGATTAAACAGATCGAACCTTGACGACTTCGTAAATGTGAATTTAAGTGTTCATAAATGGAACCCAGATATATTAGAAAAGATAGCTACATCATTTACAATAACATGTAAAATGCACAATATGATGTATGAGCCTTTTGATGTTAATAATGTTACTGcagaaaattattataaactAGCAGTTGCTCCAGATATGGTAAAAACATATCACTGCTTCTTATTAGGAAGACAAGCAGAAAGATTATTAGAAtctttaattttgaaaaagaatttttctaaatttaaaattgaagATGCAGTAGATGTTTATGAATTTTTCTATgttacaaaatttttatcaaagaACCCACGAGAAgattttgaattatttttacaaaataaaaaggattatcaacaaaaacaaaaagatGAAATTATTAAACATAGTAAATTAGATGCAAATGTTacagaaatattatttaaagacTATGAATGTTACTGGTTCAAATCTTATGAAAACTTTAAATCCATATGGATGCACGCTGCAA GCAACTTGGGTCCTGGAGCTTACGTGAGAAACTTCTTCTCCGAAATATGGAATAACATGGATGTCATATTCAAAAAACAAGCCAAAGTCAGAGATGTTGAATACTTCCATC ctAACCTTGCCAATGTAACATTAATTGATTACTATTCACCATTAGTAAAATCCGAAGAACATTGCCGTTCCATAACTCagaaaatattcatttcaATGAGAGACAGTGGAGAAAAAAGCCGTAACGAAATACCTgatgaaattaaaacaaaatattatcaatgTAAATtagattattataaaactaATCATTCCGATGCagttcataaaatatatccaCGTGATCTTTTAGacaaaaaagtatatgtatttaaacaaccatattatttattaaccaatataaatgataacaataaaaaacaattattaaGAATGTTTATAACAGAACATACtttacaatatttattactCGATGATATAGAAATACCAGAATGTCTTGGCAAATGTACAGTTGACGATTTTAATAAAGTTATATTAACAACATCAAATGTAAAACCACATGAAACTATAATTCATAATGCATTAATACCTAGCGGATGTAAATCTAAATTaagaaaagaaatgaaAGTATCTATACATTCCTCTTTTGCATACAACTTAAAGACTGACTTTTTAACTGGTGAACCAATCACAATGCATGATATTCAAATTGGAGACGTCCATGTATGTATGGGAACAGACTCTTACTACACTGAAAGTATTTTGACTAACGAACATTTCGATTTAACTCACAAACCACAATTTAACTTCCCTGAAAACAACAATTACAGAgttttcttaaaaaaaaacattaaaaaaattgcaaaaAATCCAGATAACCCATGTTTTGTCAATTACGAACTTTCTGTTATAAATACCG ATGTTCCTGACCCATACCACGAAATCGGCAAAGACTTAATTACAAACCTTGAACTTTTAGCAGCcaactaa
- a CDS encoding G2 protein, putative, with protein sequence MGQNISKSEEIEKQSIYANYPGLEQQLDMVFACHDISKDGKLPYATVEMILRHFLMQCGFMEYVCRFVNEDGKLDLKHVENYLKCKKLLYKLQCCGSCMLTLDEMKNLVLVFLKKISDTYLEDQSKWMEKMKSSQEQQGKALEEAMYEYEKNILFNHSIKEQQLLQNNRKLDEWNECIENAYEVQQEVLRQFEAKKREQASQAVNKNNELLIAQNYIEKIKEAASHKKQDNSKCFVYPASSAPCGACTSAGAVTPHRRYKEPRQKKEYSLCI encoded by the exons ATGGGACAAAATATATCGAAGTCTGAAGAAATTGAAAAGCAAAGTATTTATGCTAATTATCCTGGGCTTGAGCAACAATTAGACATGGTTTTTGCATGTCATGATATTTCCAAGGATGGGAAATTACCATATGCAACAGTCGAAATGATCTTGCGACATTTTTTGATGCAATGTGGTTTTATGGAATATGTTTGCAGATTTGTTAATGAAGATG GTAAACTAGATTTGAAACATGTTgagaattatttaaaatgcaAGAAGCTATTGTACAAATTACAATGCTGTGGAAGTTGCATGCTTACACTTgatgaaatgaaaaatttagtCTTagtgtttttaaaaaaaatatcagaTACCTATTTAGAAGATCAATCTAAATGgatggaaaaaatgaaatctTCACAAGAACAACAAGGTAAAGCCTTAGAAGAAGCAATGtatgaatatgaaaaaaatattttgtttaaccATTCTATAAAAGAACAACAACTCcttcaaaataatagaaaattaGATGAATGGAATGAATGCATAGAAAATGCATATGAAGTACAACAAGAGGTATTACGACAATTTGAAGCGAAAAAAAGAGAACAGGCAAGCCAAgcagtaaataaaaataatgaattgtTAATAgctcaaaattatattgaaaaaataaaggaagCAGCATCTCATAAAAAACAAGATAATTCAAAATGTTTTGTTTATCCAGCTTCATCAGCACCATGTGGTGCTTGCACATCTGCAGGAGCTGTTACACCACATCGAAGATATAAAGAGCCTAggcaaaaaaaagaatattcattatgtatataa
- a CDS encoding RNA-binding protein, putative, with translation MSIKSKIDMSLDELIEKENIKANKKTSVDKKPINKTIEKNGGQKYLHSIIISNVNSSNLELYKKEFSKFGKIFNIYHDNEKKITYVKYDNKNSCDNAISAMNNSTLDGDTITIVLGKKILDKKNNKNLIQNPNIMNNNKIIPPYKMPMYNTNTFPYYMNNNNFNVPYNNNIPYPNTFQNNFYDKNVQPFNNHKNIYDTTKNNTIIVTNVPTYLNAEDIFSAFQETGKIVDVQILMNEKRKLTGIVSIEYEKNESASDAVRMYDGGFLNDNRIRVFLDCR, from the exons ATGAgtataaaaagtaaaatagaTATGAGTTTGGATGAACTCATAGAAAAGGAGAATATAAAGGCCAACAAAAAAACATCCGTAGACAAAAAACCAATTAATAAAactattgaaaaaaatggag gtcaaaaatatttacatagtATAATTATATCCAATGTTAACAGCAGTAATTtagaattatataaaaaagaattcagtaaatttggaaaaatatttaatatatatcatgaTAATGAGAAGAAAATTAC atatgtaaaatatgataataaaaattcctGTGATAATGCTATAAGCGCTATGAATAATTCAACTTTAGATGGAGATACAATAACAATCGTATTG ggtaaaaaaattttggataaaaagaataataaaaatttaattcaaaacccaaatattatgaataataataaaataatccCCCCTTATAAAATGCCAAtgtataatacaaatacattcccttattatatgaacaacaataattttaatgtcccatataataataacattcCTTACCCCAATAcatttcaaaataatttctaCGACAAAAATGTTCAACCATTTAAcaatcataaaaatatatatg ATACAACTAAAAACAACACAATAATAGTGACAAATGTTCCTACTTATCTTAACGCTgaagatatattttcagCATTTCAAGAGACTGGGAAAATTGTCGATGTACAAATACTTATGAATGAAAAg aGAAAATTAACTGGTATAGTTAGTAtagaatatgaaaaaaatgaatcagCTTCGGACGCAGTTCGAATGTATGATGGTggatttttaaatgataacaGAATTCGAGTTTTTTTGGATTGCCGATAA
- a CDS encoding procollagen lysine 5-dioxygenase, putative gives MTMCETAKIDLAEMQDRIKNAKLHVLTFATHEQGYFKTLQESCKELNIDLVVLGMGNKWEGFISKLISVKEYLKKCDDKDIILFVDGFDTIFVQPPNVIIERYILNYDNLFVCTSESAYSSNIFLLRFIENMHLIFHDSIFKYNYNTKWDSNNIKDKYSEFIYFYKNLNLLNSGGWISNVFLAKQILRYIPSFIENDQIFLTNLYLDCDYLANFPKKGVGNNDEAKSDKPENDDNKCYSKIILDNHNIIFHLFRKQSSIMLLSYDDCVKFFPFKPLLRIYYEGKAGEEKSEGKAGEEKSEGKSDDGEHRTNDKILKKIQILKNNNQNKIECLKQETILDNTYMGNTNRKICQIEKTFNYSIIDTHTHTSPCILHIHCLRNIDNIILNMGLKNIYSYHWYSNIWYLFYSLKGTINFNYFSLLFSTVVAFFTFFLINIKYIIKLYIYINKNILINYMQKNEYIDNILFFLNDIEKSCFISFILACLFWIFYALNKSI, from the coding sequence ATGACTATGTGTGAAACAGCCAAAATAGATCTTGCCGAAATGCAGGATAggataaaaaatgcaaaattGCATGTATTAACATTTGCGACACATGAACAAGGATATTTCAAAACGTTACAAGAGAGTTGTAAAGAATTGAATATAGATTTGGTAGTATTAGGAATGGGTAATAAATGGGAAGGGTTTATAAGTAAACTAATAAGTGTAAAAGAATatcttaaaaaatgtgatgacaaagatataatattatttgtagaTGGGTTTGATACAATATTTGTTCAACCACCTAATGTAATAATAgaaagatatatattaaattatgataatttatttgtttgtaCAAGTGAAAGTGCATAttcatcaaatatatttttattacgatttatagaaaatatgcatttaatttttcatgatagcatatttaaatataattataatacaaaatgggattctaataatattaaagataaatatagtgaatttatttatttttataaaaatttaaatttattaaattcagGAGGATGGATAAGTAATGTCTTTTTGGCTAAGCAAATTTTACGATATATACCTTCCtttattgaaaatgatcaaatatttttaacaaatttatatttggaTTGTGATTATTTAGCTAACTTTCCTAAAAAGGGAGTAGGCAATAATGATGAAGCGAAAAGTGATAAACccgaaaatgatgataacaAGTGTTACAGCAAAATAATACTTGATAaccataatataatatttcatttgtttcGAAAGCAAAGTAGTATAATGCTCTTAAGCTACGATGACTGTGTGAAGTTCTTCCCATTTAAGCCGCTTTTGAGGATATACTATGAAGGCAAAGCTGGGGAAGAAAAAAGCGAAGGCAAAGCTGGGGAAGAAAAAAGCGAAGGCAAAAGTGACGATGGCGAACATAGAACgaatgataaaattttgaaaaaaattcaaatacttaaaaataataaccaaaataaaattgaatgTTTAAAGCAAGAAACAATTTTagataatacatatatgggAAATACCAATAGGAAAATATGTCAAATCGAAAAGACATTTAATTATTCGATAATTGATACACATACACATACATCCCCATGTATACTTCATATACATTGTCTTAGaaatatagataatattatattaaatatgggtttaaaaaatatatatagttatcATTGGTATAGTAATATAtggtatttattttatagtttAAAAGGaacaataaattttaattattttagtttattattttctacaGTTGTAgctttttttactttttttttaattaatataaaatatataataaaattatatatatacataaataaaaatatattaataaattatatgcaaaaaaacgaatatattgataatatattattttttttaaatgacaTTGAAAAATcttgttttatttcatttattttggcTTGTTTATTTTGGATTTTCTATGCATTGAATAAGTCTATCTAA